From Phycodurus eques isolate BA_2022a chromosome 13, UOR_Pequ_1.1, whole genome shotgun sequence, a single genomic window includes:
- the LOC133411212 gene encoding zinc finger protein 286A: MSTQPAHGAAFQSKLASIMETLAQAAVLEIAQLWEDAFALVHAELRRREREVEALERKLLENQRRDWSVSPAALRSSGGEQQHDQPPLTTDGLATDGVPTSEQSATEKSDSSANQRVAPPLQDNMSEQTLDDDDGADRDFPVKREDDENDVMIVEHVTDAEGTVPGDRPTGRGLEEAVEDQESRMWSSVSVGDSDTAEEADYFLTTNSQNVDSEILLIENALDILDTSSDRLLADARHAASSHSRVPVTFGQTHRPGQSDERQNSFLSGKFNLDNGIFIFDDQRLGKSAAGRRVKEKWFICPFCGKSFDRVSHLEIHQRIHTGEKPYTCDMCGKSFSQRSNLRTHQRTHKDALAPQ, encoded by the exons ATGTCGACGCAACCGGCTCACGGCGCGGCTTTCCAGAGTAAGTTAGCCTCCATCATGGAGACGCTCGCTCAAGCGGCCGTGTTGGAGATCGCGCAGCTGTGGGAGGACGCCTTCGCCCTGGTCCACGCCGAGCTCCGCCGTCGGGAGCGGGAGGTGGAAGCTCTGGAGAGAAAACTCCTGGAGAACCAGCGGCGCGATTGGAGTGTGTCGCCCGCGGCGCTCCGCTCCTCCGGCGGGGAGCAGCAACACGACCAGCCGCCGCTCACCACCGATG GTTTAGCCACCGACGGTGTCCCAACATCTGAACAGAGCGCCACAGAGAAGTCTGACTCCTCGGCCAATCAGAGAGTGGCACCGCCCCTTCAGGACAACATGAGCGAGCAGACGCTTGACGACGACGACGGAGCCGACAGGGATTTCCCCGTCAAGCGAGAGGACGATGAGAACGACGTCATGATTGTGGAGCACGTGACGGACGCTGAGGGCACCGTCCCCGGTGACAGGCCTACGGGtcgcggcttggaagaggccgtCGAGGACCAAGAGAGCCGCATGTGGTCGTCCGTTTCCGTTGGCGACAGCGACACCGCAGAGGAGGCGGACTACTTCCTGACCACCAATTCCCAGAATGTGGATTCGGAGATTCTGCTCATCGAGAATGCTTTGGACATCCTGGATACTTCCTCCGACAGGTTGCTCGCGGACGCCAGACACGCCGCATCCAGTCACTCGAGGGTTCCCGTGACTTTTGGACAAACTCACCGGCCCGGCCAATCTGACGAGAGGCAGAACTCCTTCCTCTCGGGGAAGTTCAATCTGGATAACGGCATCTTCATCTTCGACGACCAGAGGTTGGGCAAAAGCGCGGCGGGACGGCGGGTCAAGGAGAAGTGGTTCATCTGCCCGTTCTGCGGCAAGAGCTTCGACCGCGTCAGCCACCTGGAGATCCACCAGCGCatccacacgggcgagaagccgTACACGTGCGACATGTGCGGCAAGTCCTTCTCCCAGAGGAGTAACCTGCGCACGCACCAGCGTACGCACAAGGACGCCTTAGCACCTCAGTGA